Proteins from one Prevotella sp. E2-28 genomic window:
- the rimO gene encoding 30S ribosomal protein S12 methylthiotransferase RimO, translating into MKTVDFISLGCSKNLVDSEILMGLFEKNGFQVTHDSDDPHGEIVVVNTCGFIADAKEESINTVLEQVARKNAGEVKKIYVMGCLSERYLADLEAEIPEVDGWYGKFNYKQLLSDIKVEKLCDGQRHLTTPRHYAYIKISEGCDRHCAYCAIPLITGRHQSRPMEEILDEVRWLVSQGTTEFQIIAQELTYYGVDLYGEQRIAELIEQMADIEGVTWIRLHYAYPTHFPWRLLEVMREKKNVCRYLDIALQHISDHMLSRMRRNTTKQETMELIERMRKEVPGIHIRTTLMVGFPGETEEDFKELVDFVKWARFERMGAFAYSEEDGTYSAEHYEDDVPEDVKQRRLDKLMRVQQNISAEIEAQKVGQTLPVIIDRVEGDYYIGRTEFCSPEVDPEVLIHQDIKLEIGKIYQVRITDSEEFDLYGVVE; encoded by the coding sequence ATGAAGACCGTAGATTTTATTTCACTCGGCTGTTCTAAAAACTTAGTTGACAGCGAGATACTGATGGGACTGTTTGAGAAGAACGGCTTTCAGGTGACCCATGATAGTGATGATCCGCACGGCGAGATTGTCGTTGTCAATACATGCGGATTCATTGCTGACGCGAAGGAAGAAAGCATCAATACCGTGCTGGAACAGGTGGCTCGTAAGAATGCGGGCGAGGTGAAAAAGATATACGTGATGGGGTGTCTCTCGGAGCGCTATCTGGCCGACCTTGAAGCCGAGATTCCTGAAGTGGATGGCTGGTATGGTAAGTTCAACTATAAGCAACTATTAAGTGATATTAAGGTTGAGAAGTTGTGTGATGGTCAACGTCATCTCACTACGCCTCGTCATTATGCTTATATCAAGATTAGTGAGGGTTGTGACAGACATTGTGCCTATTGTGCTATTCCCTTGATAACTGGTCGTCATCAGAGTAGACCGATGGAGGAAATCCTCGATGAGGTGCGCTGGTTGGTGAGTCAGGGTACAACGGAATTTCAGATTATTGCTCAGGAGTTAACCTATTATGGTGTTGACCTGTATGGCGAACAGCGTATAGCAGAGCTGATAGAGCAGATGGCTGATATTGAGGGCGTGACGTGGATTCGTTTGCATTATGCCTATCCCACGCATTTCCCCTGGCGCCTGCTGGAAGTGATGCGTGAGAAAAAGAACGTATGCCGCTATCTGGATATTGCCTTACAGCACATCAGCGACCACATGCTGAGTCGTATGCGCAGAAATACTACGAAGCAGGAAACAATGGAACTCATTGAGCGTATGCGCAAGGAAGTTCCTGGTATCCATATCCGCACCACGTTGATGGTGGGCTTCCCAGGTGAAACGGAAGAGGACTTTAAGGAACTTGTGGATTTCGTGAAATGGGCTCGCTTTGAGCGTATGGGTGCTTTTGCCTATTCCGAGGAAGACGGAACCTATTCTGCAGAGCATTATGAGGATGATGTGCCTGAGGATGTGAAGCAGCGTAGATTGGATAAACTGATGCGTGTGCAGCAGAATATCAGTGCAGAGATAGAAGCTCAGAAAGTAGGACAGACGCTGCCTGTCATCATAGATAGGGTAGAAGGCGATTACTATATTGGTCGTACGGAGTTTTGCTCGCCCGAGGTAGATCCAGAGGTGCTTATCCATCAAGATATTAAATTAGAAATAGGCAAGATATATCAAGTGAGAATAACTGACTCAGAAGAGTTTGACCTCTATGGAGTTGTAGAATAA
- the ftsY gene encoding signal recognition particle-docking protein FtsY: MGLFDFFSKKKKEETLDKGLEKTKTSVFDKLTRAIAGKSKVDDDVLDNLEEVLITSDVGVDTTLKIIERIEERVARDKYVSTSELNGILREEIAALLAENNSDDNDNWDLPSDHKPYVILVVGVNGVGKTTTIGKLAWQFKQAGKKVYLGAADTFRAAAVEQLCIWGERVGVPVVKQQMGSDPASVAFDTLQSAKANDADVVIIDTAGRLHNKVGLMNELKKIKDVMKKVLPEAPDEVMLVLDGSTGQNAFEQAKQFAAVTQITSLAITKLDGTAKGGVVIGISDQLKVPVKYIGLGEGMEDLQLFNKKDFVDSLFKG; the protein is encoded by the coding sequence ATGGGATTGTTTGATTTTTTTAGTAAGAAGAAAAAGGAAGAGACACTGGATAAGGGTTTGGAGAAGACCAAAACATCAGTGTTTGATAAATTGACTCGTGCCATTGCAGGTAAGTCGAAGGTCGATGATGACGTACTCGATAACCTGGAAGAGGTGCTGATTACAAGTGACGTCGGCGTGGACACAACGCTGAAGATTATTGAGCGTATTGAAGAACGTGTGGCTCGTGATAAGTATGTATCAACGAGTGAGTTAAACGGTATCTTACGTGAAGAAATCGCTGCTCTTTTAGCAGAGAATAATTCGGATGATAATGATAATTGGGATTTGCCTTCTGATCATAAACCTTATGTAATTCTGGTTGTTGGTGTGAACGGTGTGGGCAAAACCACTACTATTGGAAAACTGGCTTGGCAGTTCAAACAGGCTGGTAAGAAGGTCTATCTGGGCGCTGCTGACACGTTCCGTGCTGCTGCTGTTGAGCAACTTTGCATTTGGGGCGAGAGAGTAGGTGTGCCCGTGGTGAAACAGCAGATGGGAAGCGATCCTGCCAGCGTGGCTTTTGATACGTTGCAGAGCGCAAAGGCCAATGATGCCGACGTAGTGATTATTGATACTGCAGGTCGTCTGCACAACAAGGTAGGCCTGATGAACGAGTTGAAAAAGATTAAAGACGTGATGAAGAAGGTATTGCCAGAGGCTCCTGATGAGGTGATGCTGGTGCTTGATGGCTCTACCGGTCAGAACGCTTTTGAGCAGGCTAAGCAGTTTGCTGCTGTGACTCAGATTACGTCATTGGCCATTACAAAACTTGACGGTACAGCCAAGGGCGGTGTGGTTATTGGTATCAGTGACCAGTTGAAGGTGCCTGTGAAATATATCGGACTTGGAGAAGGTATGGAAGACTTGCAACTCTTCAATAAGAAAGATTTTGTGGATAGTCTGTTTAAAGGATGA